The genomic window TTGGATTTAAAAGATTCCAAAAATTCTTCATCCAGCAATTTTGTATTCTCATTTCAGACgtaatttcttcaaaaatctgaGGTTACAATTAAACCATGGTCCATTACCTATTAACAGGACACTGAGTGATTGGTTGCTTAATAAATGATGGAAAGATAATTGAGCTATTCTGTCATGTGCTAGGTTGTAGATCAGTGCTGAAACAATAGTTAACTGGTTAGGCGCTGGACTAATTTATTGTTGGCTATTGAAGAAAAGAAATCTTCCTTGGCATATTGAAGTTTTGTCTTATTGACTACAGGAGCAGGGGGTGTCTCAAGTGGCTCTGCCGGTGGTTCCATAGGGTTGACTGTAACTTTCTTGTCTAAATTTTTTGCTCTTAAACAATAACTTGTCTAGGTTTCAACTCTGAAAAAATGCACCTTATCTGATTCAGTCTACCTTAGACGCATGATATCAGCTTTTCTCCCATTTCAGATCAATCAAATAAGTGGTTGgtctccactttttttttttttttttgacaagaaAGAAAAGTCAAGATGAATTTCCATGGACTCATACAGTGAATACATGCTGTTAGTGACTACAAATACAGGGACATTTCTTTTGTTCTAACAGCATCGCAGTTCTCATCATTTTCCCTCACATGATACAATAGATAAAAGAGCAAGACTGACACTGGTATTTAACAGTAGCATATGTACTACCTGTCCTGCTAGTCCATTTAAGTGGCCAATTTCTAATGGTTCCACTTCCGCAAGGAACATTGAACCTTGACTTGGGATAGCCATCTTTTCTCATGAAAGTTTATGGGCAGACATCAAGGACAGATGAAACCACTTGCATTgaatttttacatatatatacaccAGCATGGGCCCATCGATCAGCGGCCATGGTCTTATACAAGCATGTATAGTGTAAGCTCCAGTGTGCAGACAGAGATCTTATTTTTTTGGTTACGTGGCAGAGATCTTACTAACCATCTGGTGGATAACTCTGGTTTTGGTGGGACCATCCACTTGGTACCAAATTCCAATGTATCTTTTATCAATTATGTGTGGTGGCACTATTCCATTGTAGAATAGTCTGTTGAGTGGATAAAGTAATCCATTGTTTATTTACGCCTATAATTAGCTGCTTCCAGCTTTAGCCAACCGAGTGGAATTGAAAGAATCAATCATTTATCAGGTGCATGGAAAACATCATCTTTCCTTTCTATATCCACCATTGCATTCATGTGAAGCAATTAATGTTGAACACAATTCTTATATTATTTGGCTCCATAAGAAAATCCACAATTCTCTAACAAACAATAGCTTATGTTGCTTAATACTGAGTGAAAAAAAATAGAGTTTAGCATGGGGTTATGGTTTCATCTCAttggttagagagagagagagagagcacttcGAAGATATTAAGGGATGATCTCTGCTAGAACCATAAAGAATCTAAAGCAACAAACTAGTTGGTGGTCCTTCTTATTCATCGTCGTCCTGGGTGTCCGGAACATTGATAAGAGACTCGTGGATAGTTTGAGAAAGAATAATGCCTTGCTTTGTAGGTCATTCTCAATTTTATTAACTTGGAAAGAAATGATTTGGGAGGAGAACTAGGCTGATACGAGTGCTTTCTACAATTTGAATAGCACCGTCTTTCAGTTATTGGTATTTACATGGAGCTGGAATGACTCAAGGTATGGCACCGGCATGGTATTATAAGTGGGCCGCATTGATTAGAGTGGTGGTACTGCTCCCCGCTCTTCGTTTCAAGCTCTCATTGATGCGCATGGAGAGATgctaagagaaattctttgtgctccGCATGTGGTGTCAAAAATCTGATTGATATACGTAGTGATTGCTTTCTAACGAGTATTTGAtgtttacagttttatttttttatttaaaaattttatatgaaaaaaatatttctatcttttaaaaaaaattataacatcctatacATTTTTTATAAACaatatgtcataatatggtccaaaaaattatgatatcatgtgcatattatgacatcctgcatcaaattatgactttctatatgtaagatgtcataatatggcgcaggatgtcataatatgatccataatatcataatatggaaaaagtatttttatccaaccactttTCAACGTGCATGTAATGCGCGTagctttatttttttgtttgaaaattttgaatgacgaaaatatctctatttttttaaaaaaaattatgacatcctatgttatattatgacatcatgtaaacaaaaattataactttctgaATGCAGGATATCAtgaatatagaatatcataatttttttaaagaattaaaatattttcatcattcaaaattttaaataaaaaaataaaattatagatattaaatatatattaataaataatgattatatgaatcaatcgaatAAAATGATGTTTCTTAGTTTGAATTTTCTATACCGTCCGTGATATGCAAAGAATTTTTCGAGATGCTAATGCATTCAATGGCAAAACATGAGCTGACCCATACTTCTGTACTCTTGGTACCCTAACACCTTGATAAGGGCAACCGTACATAAAGCACAGACCCCTCTAACAAGAAGGGAGCAGTATGAGCTCTATAATCATCCCCTTCAAGTCTTGTCCCTAGCCACAATTTGGGCTTATTTGACCGTCGTTCTCATCTATTTTTTTGTAAGGGTTGCCTCCGGACTTATCGCAAGCCTTTTCAAATTCTTCGTTACCATGGGCGCTTCATCTTTGCAAAGTTTTAGTATCCCCATAACATGACGAACTTGTAACCAAAACAAAAAGAAACCATAATAAACTATGAAAATGAGATCAAATCCAGGCCAGACAGCAATCGAGTCTAATCGAACAAGATACGGATCCGATCAAATATGTGATCATTTAGAAATCTATCAATTCATATCCAACATGTCTATTAAACTGATCAAAAATCTAGATTTAAATCTGACCATTTTATTAAGCATTTAATGTAACTCCACCTATAATGAATTGAAACAAATTAGGTGGATTAAGCATTAAGCATCACCATGAGGGCAACTTTAAAGATACCTGAAACCTCAGCCCTTTCCAGCTTCCAACAAGACTCTATTCcttatatcacaaaaaaaaaaaaaaaaatgaacaacaacaacaaaacaaAGACTCCATTCCTTATGACCGCAATAATGGAACAATAAACAGAATGCTTACCATGGGTTCGTTATTGTTTCCACCGCCCAAAGAAAAGACAACATAGCGATCACATGCCTGCAATGGTACTCGCATCCCATGTCCAAATCTCTGAGCAGCTCTCTCTGCAAGTCTTCTGATACTATTATTGGACGTCTAAAAGTGGaaaatcaataaagaaagataCATACAAAAGATCTCAATCTTATGCCATGGATCTCCTACaccaaaaagaagaaaacaagagAACAGTGtaggaaattaattaaatcttcatgAACAACAGGCCTAATTAACATCATGGTTCCATTCACATCAATCTAAGTTTGTAGTCATAcctaaaaacaaaagaaaaataccaatAGTAGATGGACTATGTCTAGGTGCAATGCTGTCAATCACTTGAAACTAGTGAGGTCTTTTCCAGCCTCATGGATTTGATTCCATTCCCAAAGATTGTCTGAAATGGTTGCCAATGACATGGGCAGCCCATCGAGGGGAAGCAGCTGGGGCTGCGAGGGCATTGTTATGAACTGACTGGTTTGGTTGAAGTAGCCTTGGTGGCAGCCTACCATTTTATTGAACTCATCGGCGATGGCCATAGAAGAAGTAGCTGAAGGGAGGAGTGTGCTTGTTGGTATCAGCGTATTTGATGAGTTCAGTGAAGTCCCATCTTCTTTGAGTAGAGCTGTCATGTTGGATACTGGAGGTATTGCACTGTAAACTGATATGTTGTTTGTGCTGCTGTAAACTCCTCCTTCATGGATCTTCTCTATCTCTGATGAGGAGGAATCTCCTGCGAGTGCCGTGAACAAGGATGATGGTTGGTAAAATCTCTTGTACTTTTTATCAGGTCTGGTAGGTTTGGAGGATGGCTTGTGCATGACGGGGAGATGGTCTTCAATCCCACCTCTCTTGTAGACTCGGCAAAGTGAGATTTCAGTCTGAAAAGAGAGAGAGCAATAGAAACAGTAGTAAACCACtctaaagagaaggaaagaagatgtaaagaagaaggagagcaatTATTTAAGGAGTGTTTGGGATAGCCAAAGAGAATTTTCATTATAGAAAGCAAAATTTTCCACGGGAATAGCATCTAGGTTCATGGGGCAAGAGAATGCCAGGAAGCAAGTATCAGTAATAGCCTAATAGGGCCAATTACTACCGTCATCTCACTTTGTTGGCATCTTTCACCAAGGTCTTCCCCTTGTTGGAGGTCCAAGTTCAAGcccatgtattttttattttttatttaaaaaaaaagtctcAGAAATAAGACTAGaagttttttttgtgtgtgtgaagTACGATTGGCACGTAACGAGGTTTCAACTCACTTGCAGTGTTTATGTTCTAAATTTTTAGGGTTGTAATATGGATGACTAATCTCCTAAAGAAGGTTTGCAGTTCAATTACCAAAAAGAACGAGTTTGCAGTTCATTTTTTTATATCATGAATCATGTCATGCTATTTTTCCCCTACTGTTCAAGACTATGAGGGATCAAAACCCCATGGCCGTTCTCGCTAGACCCAATAATATTGCATACAAGAATTTCTAGCAGTTACCTTGTGATACCGATCAGTTTCACTCTGCGGCAAACGGTACTCATGCATGATCCAGCTTGATCGAATGCCTTTGGGTGCCTTCCCGGAGTAGAAGACGAGAGTTTTCTTCAGCCCGATGGGTCTCGAATTCTCCGACCGAATCATCCGGTCAGCCCCAGTAGCCTTCCAGTAGCCTGAGATTGTCACCCGGTTTGGCCTATCACCATTCCGATACTTTCGATCTCTAGGAACATAAAAGAACCATTCCTTCTCTCCAATTGCAGCCAGTGCTGAAAAGAAGAACACTTCTGCAAATCAGTAGACTAAGATTTGAATCAAGAGCAGTCCAATTCTCATGGTTATGTCTGCATGGCatctaaaattctaaatcttCAAAGAGATGGAGAATTCCAGGGGAAGGAGGCTATCAAACCAGGAAGCTCCCATGGGTCATAGCGGTAGAGGTCGAGGAAGGTGATAAGTTCTACATTGAAGTGCTTCCCCTCAACCTTACGGCGGAGGTAGAACTCAATGATCTCCTCCTCGGTGGGGTGGAAGCGAAAGCCCGGCATCACTAGGTCGTGCTCGTGCTCATCCTTTTCATCTTCGCCGCTCATCGCTGCTGGAATTGCCATAAAATGAAGGACACTAGAATCATCAGTCTCTTCACCCTCAACCTATACCCTTCCTATACTTGCTTACAAGTGGTGGCTATCAAATGGATTGGTGCAAGTGGTGGAGAAGATAATTTGGAGGACGAGTTACTATTAATTGTGATTGATATTAGACAACTACTAGTACACTATTTTTTTCTATTCTCTGAAAAGAGGGGAGAAGaagggaaaagaagagaagagaaggaaagaTGGAGGGTTAGTATAAAGATATCATGACCTCAGTGGTGAGGGCCTACATGGATGGAGGGTTGCATGCAGCGTTAAAAGATGTGAAAGAGACTTTCCAAGCTGAGGACAGCTTGACGGTGGCATCTTAGAGTTGATTGGCTCTCTGAATGTCTCTGCCCTTCTAGTCTTGAAGTCTTGGCATTTCTACAAGTATATATTTTTCTGTTTTTCTTCCTGCTTTTTGACTGCTGCTACTCTTTCAACTCATGATTTACAAACCTGCAACTCTGCTAGTATTTTTAACTGTATCTTTCCATATGAACTTCCATTCTCCATGTATGGGCCCACAAACCATAGATATAACTACGTCTACATCCATTCCCACCGATTTGGGTGGCTAAGCCTCCCTTATatcagaaataataataataataatcaacagaaaaaaaaaactataatctACAGACTCATTGGTGTATCACATTTAGGCATTTGAACATGTCACTATCTACATGAAAATTAACATTTAGCATCTTCATTCAAAGTATCACACACGCGCGCGCATGCACATGgaagtatgtatgtatatgtatgcatatatcatgcatgtatacatacatacatgctcaCATGCAAATATAAGTATGTCTGTATGTCCTCTCTGTACTTATTTCTTAACCATGGAAAGAATGAAAATAAGCCTAGATCCCTTGCAAAATACttgtcaaattatttttttttcttctttttttttttttttaattgaaggcCAAAGGATTTTTTCTTGCATCACATCTCTCAAAGCTTTTGAGACATGTCTAGAATTGGTTTAAAATCATGCTCAAAGTTATCTTTTATTAGGCTTCATCTACACAATCATAAAAAAGGATGAAAATGATTGTGAATGCGGGAGATTAAAATGCCATGAAAGTTTAAAGGATGTAATTAAAGATAACTTTCTACCAAAATAAAAAGGTACTTGTGTATTTCTGCAGAAGTGAGTAGGTAAGCTTAAAAACACCAACAACAAAATAACATTGATTATTtcccaaaagaaaaaaacaaatgaCATCAGTTACTCGATCCATAACTTTCTGCTAAAAAAAGTTACTCCACAACTTGCaagagttcttttttttttttcccttttcctgAAAGATACACAAGAATAATTATAAGATGTACAAATTACTAGATTGGAACCAAAAATTCATAAGGTATTAATAACATGAATATTTGAAGTTAATTCCGATAATTCAGAGAACATTATGGTTATTATCTTAGATGTATTCCCCAGTCTCTAGGCAATTCATAAAACTCCCTGTAGTGACAAAAATGAATGCGTTATAAATGTGTAAGGTCAGAGGAGTTTGTGTAACAATGTATCTGGATATGGCTAGGAGAAAAGGTTTCTTTTATACATGTGGGGCTGGGGAAAAATTTGCTGTTATGTATGGTGAAAGTTTTGGAGTCAAGTGAAACCTGTGACCACTTTTTGTAATGAAGACAAACAAGACCAGTGACTCTTTATCctgttttcttccttcttctgtcTTTCGACATCCATCGCACTTCACAATCTGCCTAATGAGCCCTTTTTGCATTGGATGAGCTCAACTCAAGTTGGTTTCAAGGAGCATTTCCGCAGCCCCATCTCCTTGCTTGATGATTCTGTCTCCTCTCCTTTTTCACCCCTTATACGTCCATGAAACCTCTATCTCTTCTGCACAATCCTATTGGCTCTTTCTTAGGGAAAAGATGGACCATGCCTTATTAGACTGCTAGCTAGCCAAGCATATGTGTCCTTCGAGGAATCATGGAAGACTCCAAACTGTCACCATGAAACAATTGCATCCTTAATTTTatgtgttgggggatacccaccgaccgaccgactaacggtccgaccgactggcggtccgaccgactggcggcccgaccgaccgactggcggcccgaccgactccgacggacgactccgactggccgatagaccgaccgatcgtcggtcgggacgaccgactgacggatgccatcagcggctaacaaccggccattcaacggtccatcgccgactggggatatgtcgggcgtatccatcccgaccgactgaacccagaggtccgatggccgactcacgtgaaactcgccgaccgacaGAGGAACctgacgccactctgctggccaccgacctagggtcggccgactcctccgatcgccgtacagccgccagaccttgtcagctctaaCAGCGAtatgcggcacggctacctaggggcattgtcccgccgagagcattgtcaaccctgatgatttgacagccgcacggcgacatgacattttcacggcgactctgacagtccacagtgagttgacagttcctcacttgtccgcgccattaatgacggcgccatatcgtgctccactatataaaccggggaaggcaacagtgcaagggatcgatccgctccgtctctcccaaaaattcaggctcgctcctctttctctctcctctctctctcagagctctctgtctacatttcactgttgcccagtcacctctctgacttgaccgtcgagggtccccgccggagccgcctccggtcagtgcggacttccttttgcaggtgcacgctccccggcgatcggacgacgaggcgattggccgcaacattatgcacccctcctttctctctctagccaTCCATGCAAAAGGGAAGTGGGTGTTGAGATCCTATAATTGGTCTGACCATGTCTCTTTTCTCTTGTATTCAGAAACAAGTGAGGTTCCACAGACATCCCTCAACAAGCTCATGACCATTGTGTATACATTCCAGGTCAACAAAATGTTGTCTTCTTGGAGAGGAGGCAAAAGATCTGAAGTGACATCTTGCGGTAAAGAAACTAAAGAAAAGATCTTGCTGTTTGTATAGGTAGGAATTATTATATCTATCCAACTAAGAAAGAAGGTTCAAATAAGCAATGTGGTTGTTTGAAATACAAATAAAAGTACTACCTGCCCACGCCCATAGATGCAACTAATATTTGGATGAATCATTAATAAAATATGTGATattaaccaaatagacttgaactCAAGCATGTGAAAATCAACCTTTGTTTGATTCCAAAAACTTCCTCCCAGTTTCGGTATAATTTGGAAATGAGGACAACTTCATGGATGACCGACCATATATTGATGTATTGGGTGTCCTATCTCACTTCATTAAATCCTAGTTCAGGAGAATTCAGTTGTCAAGTAGTGGCCTTCTATTTGACATAATTGTTATATTAATTATGGTTATCATCATGCAACATCATTTTGCTTCATTTGATGATGGAAAAAACTGCCAGTGGATCAGACTATGAAGTACTTTTAATTTTCTCCTGGCTCTTCATCATGATTTAGATATTTTTCCTGACGAACTTCTAAAACTAAAAGCAATGGCTGCGACAAAGTGCATATCGATTTCATCAACACAAAACTCTAGCAATGAGAAGAAGCTAGCATGTCTATATATGTACCATCTCTAGTTAAAGACCACTCAATAACCCTTGCCAGAATGTCTCTAAGCCTCATCTGAAGGGTCGGCACTTTACAATATACATGTACAAATTCTAGACAGGAAGGCCTGTTAATTTCATTGACGAAATATTTAATGGAGGACAGATTAAAGACTCCTGAAGGCAAGGCCTATCTCAAATTTGTTGACACTGAAACAACGTGATGCCTCACATTGTAATTAATGGAACAGACAACAATCATTAGAATACTTCAGTTCAAGAGCCTAATTTACTAATTTATGTGACTTTGGCATTATAGCTCTAATAGTCTCAGGGCAAGTCAAAAAACAGGAAGGGCCTACGGTGTCACTGCTACCAACTTCT from Elaeis guineensis isolate ETL-2024a chromosome 9, EG11, whole genome shotgun sequence includes these protein-coding regions:
- the LOC105038579 gene encoding NAC domain-containing protein 35 isoform X2, with the translated sequence MAIPAAMSGEDEKDEHEHDLVMPGFRFHPTEEEIIEFYLRRKVEGKHFNVELITFLDLYRYDPWELPALAAIGEKEWFFYVPRDRKYRNGDRPNRVTISGYWKATGADRMIRSENSRPIGLKKTLVFYSGKAPKGIRSSWIMHEYRLPQSETDRYHKTEISLCRVYKRGGIEDHLPVMHKPSSKPTRPDKKYKRFYQPSSLFTALAGDSSSSEIEKIHEGGVYSSTNNISVYSAIPPVSNMTALLKEDGTSLNSSNTLIPTSTLLPSATSSMAIADEFNKMVGCHQGYFNQTSQFITMPSQPQLLPLDGLPMSLATISDNLWEWNQIHEAGKDLTSFK
- the LOC105038579 gene encoding transcription factor JUNGBRUNNEN 1 isoform X1 — encoded protein: MAIPAAMSGEDEKDEHEHDLVMPGFRFHPTEEEIIEFYLRRKVEGKHFNVELITFLDLYRYDPWELPEVFFFSALAAIGEKEWFFYVPRDRKYRNGDRPNRVTISGYWKATGADRMIRSENSRPIGLKKTLVFYSGKAPKGIRSSWIMHEYRLPQSETDRYHKTEISLCRVYKRGGIEDHLPVMHKPSSKPTRPDKKYKRFYQPSSLFTALAGDSSSSEIEKIHEGGVYSSTNNISVYSAIPPVSNMTALLKEDGTSLNSSNTLIPTSTLLPSATSSMAIADEFNKMVGCHQGYFNQTSQFITMPSQPQLLPLDGLPMSLATISDNLWEWNQIHEAGKDLTSFK